A DNA window from Euwallacea fornicatus isolate EFF26 chromosome 17, ASM4011564v1, whole genome shotgun sequence contains the following coding sequences:
- the Pkg21D gene encoding cGMP-dependent protein kinase, isozyme 1 isoform X2: protein MMANSEVHHDRCFKPINKMVLEETSFSMKAPYPASVTEISAMLVHARKESSGDNAETSGVGLNANGVRENNSAGREFNLNLNNTHHQCGSFFAKCHCGYEDYLPVAGSSKSSSGAVLNQRDASSKRLSSPEIDISEVTIRQPNVCLKPKTPGTSSPSSSVIKANVFLNHPEITFPIPVEVSKEDYHNHSIPAHLYPEIKHKLDYHKATALAYEHQKDQHKNTKKEEEAEKFFKEFGLFGPMGNGIASFKNGSRNSLEENISQIRKNSKTLDFKPMKKVSSVHIEDYEHLKMVEARLKKDITDLEMKYTAAQIELHETKNLLSLKENEVLKLQREVHKLKSVLHQTTTCQIKDDILTSIQEQHAMANRLLPISPTHSETSTTHHKKHGVSAESSEKIIQSPDVKLDKYEKDFRSKQLIKDAIMDNAFLKNLDTSQIREIVDAMEPREYPSGTYIVRQGHAGVHLFVSAEGDLEVLQDDKILGHMGSGKAFGELAILYNCTRTASIRALTDSKVWRLDRKVFQKIMKRTGLQRLQDNLNFLKSVPLLANLSDDVLSKIADVLEVEFYPAGAYIIRQDASGDTFFIISSGNVKVTQRLPGQLEEEEIRTLGRGDYFGEQALLKEDCRTASVIALRPGVECLTLDRDSFNQLLGSLSEIKEKDYGDEERMSRPVLAEQPEFDYITLDDLDVVATLGIGGFGRVELVQYVKDPSLTFALKCLKKQHIVDTQQQEHIYSERNIMLGCRSDFIARLYGTYRDSKYVYMLLEACLGGEVWTILRDRGCFDDHTCRFISGCVIEAFEYLHGKGIIYRDLKPENLLLDSQGYVKLVDFGFSKKMGYSSKTWTFCGTPEYVAPETILNKGHDRAVDYWALGILMFELLTGNPPFTAADPMKTYNLILKGIDMIDFAKYNVGRSAQSLIKKLCRDMPSERLGYQRGGITDIKKHKWFQSFDWDGLVARSLISPIQQPVRSPIDTGNFDCFAKDNDIPPDESSDWDINF, encoded by the exons ATGATGGCCAATTCCGAGGTCCATCACGACCGTTGTTTCAAGCCCATAAATAAGATGGTCCTGGAAGAGACCTCTTTCAGTATGAAGGCACCATATCCAGCTTCTGTTACCGAGATATCAGCGATGTTAGTCCATGCGCGAAAGGAATCCTCCGGGGACAATGCCGAGACTTCAGGCGTAGGACTAAATGCAAATGGGGTTCGGGAGAATAATTCTGCAGGTCGAGAGTTCAACTTGAACTTGAACAATACCCATCATCAGTGCGGGAGTTTTTTTGCGAAGTGTCATTGTGGGTATGAGGACTATTTGCCAGTGGCCGGATCGTCTAAGTCCAGTTCGGGTGCTGTCCTGAATCAACGTGATGCTAGCAGTAAGAGATTGTCTAGTCCGGAGATAG ACATCTCGGAGGTTACAATTAGACAGCCCAACGTATGTCTTAAACCGAAAACCCCAGGCACTTCTTCGCCTTCCTCCTCTGTGATCAAAGCTAACGTCTTCCTCAATCATCCTGAAATAACATTTCCAATCCCGGTGGAGGTGTCTAAAGAAGACTACCACAACCATTCAATTCCTGCCCATCTCTACCCGGAGATTAAGCACAAGCTTGACTATCACAAGGCAACTGCTTTAGCCTACGAACACCAAAAGGACCAGCacaaaaacactaaaaaggaagaagaagccgagaaatttttcaaggagTTTGGTCTATTTGGACCAATGGGGAATGGCATTGCCAGCTTTAAAAATGGGTCTCGAAACTCCCTTGAGGAGAATATCAGTCAGATAAGAAAGAACTCCAAAACTTTGGATTTCAAGCCTATGAAGAAAGTGTCCAGTGTTCATATAGAGGATTATGAGCATTTGAAG ATGGTAGAGGCACGCTTAAAGAAGGATATAACTGATCTGGAGATGAAATACACTGCGGCTCAGATAGAGCTGCACGAGACCAAGAACTTGCTTAGTCTCAAGGAAAACGAGGTTCTGAAGCTGCAGAGAGAGGTGCATAAATTAAAG aGTGTTCTCCATCAAACCACAACTTGCCAAATCAAAGACGATATTTTAACCAGCATTCAAGAACAACATGCCATGGCAAATCGCCTTTTGCCAATTTCACCTACTCATAGCGAGACCAGCACTACCCACCATAAGAAACATGGCGTATCTGCCGAATCAAGTGAAAAAATCATTCAGAGTCCAGACGTCAAATTGGATAAATATGAGAAAGATTTCAG ATCCAAGCAACTGATAAAAGATGCCATAATGGACAATGCTTTCCTAAAGAACTTGGACACGTCCCAAATTCGCGAAATCGTGGACGCCATGGAACCGCGCGAGTACCCTTCAGGGACCTATATAGTACGTCAAGGCCATGCTGGGGTCCATCTGTTTGTTTCTGCTGAAGGTGATTTGGAAGTGCTGCAAGACGACAAAATATTGGGCCACATGGGTTCAGGGAAAGCATTTGGTGAACTCGCAATTTTGTATAATTGCACTAGGACTGCCTCGATTAGAG CTTTGACCGACTCAAAAGTATGGCGACTGGACCGCAAAGTCTTccaaaaaatcatgaaaagaACGGGTCTACAGCGTCTACAAGACAACctcaattttctaaaatcgGTGCCATTGCTGGCCAATCTTTCCGATGATGTCCTCAGTAAAATTGCAGATGTTTTGGAAGTA gaatTTTATCCAGCTGGAGCCTACATAATTCGCCAAGACGCCAGCGGGGACACTTTCTTCATTATCAGCAGTGGCAATGTTAAAGTAACTCAAAGATTGCCTG GTCAATTAGAAGAAGAGGAAATTAGAACTCTAGGCAGAGGGGACTACTTCGGAGAGCAGGCCCTTTTGAAGGAGGATTGCAGGACTGCCTCTGTAATAGCTCTTCGTCCTGGAGTGGAGTGCTTAACCCTTGACAGAGATTCTTTTAATCAACTCCTAGGGAGCTTAAGTGAGATCAAAGAGAAGGACTACGGAGACGAGGAGAGGATGAGTAGGCCTGTTTTAGCTGAGCAACCAG AATTCGACTATATAACTTTGGACGATCTGGATGTCGTGGCCACTCTGGGCATTGGAGGATTTGGTCGGGTGGAACTAGTCCAATACGTTAAAGACCCATCCCTTACTTTTGCCCTGAAATGCCTGAAGAAACAGCACATTGTTGATACTCAGCAACAAGAGCATATTTATAGTGAAAGAAACATCATGCTTGGATGCAGAAGTGATTTTATTGCAAG ATTGTACGGTACCTATAGGGATTCAAAGTACGTCTACATGCTCTTAGAAGCCTGTTTAGGAGGTGAAGTTTGGACCATTTTAAGAGATAGGGGTTGTTTCGATGATCATACCTGCAGGTTTATCTCAGGGTGTGTTATTGAAgcttttgaatatttgcatGGAAAAGGGATTATCTATCGGGATTTGAAACCAGAGAACTTACTTTTGGATAGTCAAG gctATGTTAAGCTTGTAGACTTTGGTTTCTCCAAGAAAATGGGTTACAGCAGCAAAACTTGGACTTTCTGTGGTACTCCAGAATATGTAGCCCCAGAGACCATTCTTAACAAAGGTCATGATAGGGCTGTTGATTATTGGGCGTTAGGGATCCTCATGTTCGAACTTTTAACGGGGAA CCCACCATTCACAGCGGCAGACCCTATGAAGACCTACAACCTCATATTAAAAGGCATCGACATGATCGATTTTGCCAAGTACAATGTTGGTAGATCTGCACAGAGCCTCATTAAAAAGCTATGTAGGGATATGCCTTCTGAGCGCTTGGGGTATCAGAGAGGAGGGATCActgatataaaaaaacataa ATGGTTCCAAAGTTTTGATTGGGATGGTCTAGTAGCTAGATCTCTGATATCCCCTATTCAACAACCTGTGCGCAGCCCTATTGACACCGGAAATTTCGATTGCTTCGCCAAAGATAACGATATTCCACCAGATGAATCCtctgattgggatataaattTCTGA
- the Pkg21D gene encoding cGMP-dependent protein kinase, isozyme 1 isoform X1 codes for MMANSEVHHDRCFKPINKMVLEETSFSMKAPYPASVTEISAMLVHARKESSGDNAETSGVGLNANGVRENNSAGREFNLNLNNTHHQCGSFFAKCHCGYEDYLPVAGSSKSSSGAVLNQRDASSKRLSSPEIVVSDISEVTIRQPNVCLKPKTPGTSSPSSSVIKANVFLNHPEITFPIPVEVSKEDYHNHSIPAHLYPEIKHKLDYHKATALAYEHQKDQHKNTKKEEEAEKFFKEFGLFGPMGNGIASFKNGSRNSLEENISQIRKNSKTLDFKPMKKVSSVHIEDYEHLKMVEARLKKDITDLEMKYTAAQIELHETKNLLSLKENEVLKLQREVHKLKSVLHQTTTCQIKDDILTSIQEQHAMANRLLPISPTHSETSTTHHKKHGVSAESSEKIIQSPDVKLDKYEKDFRSKQLIKDAIMDNAFLKNLDTSQIREIVDAMEPREYPSGTYIVRQGHAGVHLFVSAEGDLEVLQDDKILGHMGSGKAFGELAILYNCTRTASIRALTDSKVWRLDRKVFQKIMKRTGLQRLQDNLNFLKSVPLLANLSDDVLSKIADVLEVEFYPAGAYIIRQDASGDTFFIISSGNVKVTQRLPGQLEEEEIRTLGRGDYFGEQALLKEDCRTASVIALRPGVECLTLDRDSFNQLLGSLSEIKEKDYGDEERMSRPVLAEQPEFDYITLDDLDVVATLGIGGFGRVELVQYVKDPSLTFALKCLKKQHIVDTQQQEHIYSERNIMLGCRSDFIARLYGTYRDSKYVYMLLEACLGGEVWTILRDRGCFDDHTCRFISGCVIEAFEYLHGKGIIYRDLKPENLLLDSQGYVKLVDFGFSKKMGYSSKTWTFCGTPEYVAPETILNKGHDRAVDYWALGILMFELLTGNPPFTAADPMKTYNLILKGIDMIDFAKYNVGRSAQSLIKKLCRDMPSERLGYQRGGITDIKKHKWFQSFDWDGLVARSLISPIQQPVRSPIDTGNFDCFAKDNDIPPDESSDWDINF; via the exons ATGATGGCCAATTCCGAGGTCCATCACGACCGTTGTTTCAAGCCCATAAATAAGATGGTCCTGGAAGAGACCTCTTTCAGTATGAAGGCACCATATCCAGCTTCTGTTACCGAGATATCAGCGATGTTAGTCCATGCGCGAAAGGAATCCTCCGGGGACAATGCCGAGACTTCAGGCGTAGGACTAAATGCAAATGGGGTTCGGGAGAATAATTCTGCAGGTCGAGAGTTCAACTTGAACTTGAACAATACCCATCATCAGTGCGGGAGTTTTTTTGCGAAGTGTCATTGTGGGTATGAGGACTATTTGCCAGTGGCCGGATCGTCTAAGTCCAGTTCGGGTGCTGTCCTGAATCAACGTGATGCTAGCAGTAAGAGATTGTCTAGTCCGGAGATAG TTGTTTCAGACATCTCGGAGGTTACAATTAGACAGCCCAACGTATGTCTTAAACCGAAAACCCCAGGCACTTCTTCGCCTTCCTCCTCTGTGATCAAAGCTAACGTCTTCCTCAATCATCCTGAAATAACATTTCCAATCCCGGTGGAGGTGTCTAAAGAAGACTACCACAACCATTCAATTCCTGCCCATCTCTACCCGGAGATTAAGCACAAGCTTGACTATCACAAGGCAACTGCTTTAGCCTACGAACACCAAAAGGACCAGCacaaaaacactaaaaaggaagaagaagccgagaaatttttcaaggagTTTGGTCTATTTGGACCAATGGGGAATGGCATTGCCAGCTTTAAAAATGGGTCTCGAAACTCCCTTGAGGAGAATATCAGTCAGATAAGAAAGAACTCCAAAACTTTGGATTTCAAGCCTATGAAGAAAGTGTCCAGTGTTCATATAGAGGATTATGAGCATTTGAAG ATGGTAGAGGCACGCTTAAAGAAGGATATAACTGATCTGGAGATGAAATACACTGCGGCTCAGATAGAGCTGCACGAGACCAAGAACTTGCTTAGTCTCAAGGAAAACGAGGTTCTGAAGCTGCAGAGAGAGGTGCATAAATTAAAG aGTGTTCTCCATCAAACCACAACTTGCCAAATCAAAGACGATATTTTAACCAGCATTCAAGAACAACATGCCATGGCAAATCGCCTTTTGCCAATTTCACCTACTCATAGCGAGACCAGCACTACCCACCATAAGAAACATGGCGTATCTGCCGAATCAAGTGAAAAAATCATTCAGAGTCCAGACGTCAAATTGGATAAATATGAGAAAGATTTCAG ATCCAAGCAACTGATAAAAGATGCCATAATGGACAATGCTTTCCTAAAGAACTTGGACACGTCCCAAATTCGCGAAATCGTGGACGCCATGGAACCGCGCGAGTACCCTTCAGGGACCTATATAGTACGTCAAGGCCATGCTGGGGTCCATCTGTTTGTTTCTGCTGAAGGTGATTTGGAAGTGCTGCAAGACGACAAAATATTGGGCCACATGGGTTCAGGGAAAGCATTTGGTGAACTCGCAATTTTGTATAATTGCACTAGGACTGCCTCGATTAGAG CTTTGACCGACTCAAAAGTATGGCGACTGGACCGCAAAGTCTTccaaaaaatcatgaaaagaACGGGTCTACAGCGTCTACAAGACAACctcaattttctaaaatcgGTGCCATTGCTGGCCAATCTTTCCGATGATGTCCTCAGTAAAATTGCAGATGTTTTGGAAGTA gaatTTTATCCAGCTGGAGCCTACATAATTCGCCAAGACGCCAGCGGGGACACTTTCTTCATTATCAGCAGTGGCAATGTTAAAGTAACTCAAAGATTGCCTG GTCAATTAGAAGAAGAGGAAATTAGAACTCTAGGCAGAGGGGACTACTTCGGAGAGCAGGCCCTTTTGAAGGAGGATTGCAGGACTGCCTCTGTAATAGCTCTTCGTCCTGGAGTGGAGTGCTTAACCCTTGACAGAGATTCTTTTAATCAACTCCTAGGGAGCTTAAGTGAGATCAAAGAGAAGGACTACGGAGACGAGGAGAGGATGAGTAGGCCTGTTTTAGCTGAGCAACCAG AATTCGACTATATAACTTTGGACGATCTGGATGTCGTGGCCACTCTGGGCATTGGAGGATTTGGTCGGGTGGAACTAGTCCAATACGTTAAAGACCCATCCCTTACTTTTGCCCTGAAATGCCTGAAGAAACAGCACATTGTTGATACTCAGCAACAAGAGCATATTTATAGTGAAAGAAACATCATGCTTGGATGCAGAAGTGATTTTATTGCAAG ATTGTACGGTACCTATAGGGATTCAAAGTACGTCTACATGCTCTTAGAAGCCTGTTTAGGAGGTGAAGTTTGGACCATTTTAAGAGATAGGGGTTGTTTCGATGATCATACCTGCAGGTTTATCTCAGGGTGTGTTATTGAAgcttttgaatatttgcatGGAAAAGGGATTATCTATCGGGATTTGAAACCAGAGAACTTACTTTTGGATAGTCAAG gctATGTTAAGCTTGTAGACTTTGGTTTCTCCAAGAAAATGGGTTACAGCAGCAAAACTTGGACTTTCTGTGGTACTCCAGAATATGTAGCCCCAGAGACCATTCTTAACAAAGGTCATGATAGGGCTGTTGATTATTGGGCGTTAGGGATCCTCATGTTCGAACTTTTAACGGGGAA CCCACCATTCACAGCGGCAGACCCTATGAAGACCTACAACCTCATATTAAAAGGCATCGACATGATCGATTTTGCCAAGTACAATGTTGGTAGATCTGCACAGAGCCTCATTAAAAAGCTATGTAGGGATATGCCTTCTGAGCGCTTGGGGTATCAGAGAGGAGGGATCActgatataaaaaaacataa ATGGTTCCAAAGTTTTGATTGGGATGGTCTAGTAGCTAGATCTCTGATATCCCCTATTCAACAACCTGTGCGCAGCCCTATTGACACCGGAAATTTCGATTGCTTCGCCAAAGATAACGATATTCCACCAGATGAATCCtctgattgggatataaattTCTGA
- the Pkg21D gene encoding cGMP-dependent protein kinase, isozyme 1 isoform X3: MMANSEVHHDRCFKPINKMVLEETSFSMKAPYPASVTEISAMLVHARKESSGDNAETSGVGLNANGVRENNSAGREFNLNLNNTHHQCGSFFAKCHCGYEDYLPVAGSSKSSSGAVLNQRDASSKRLSSPEIVVSDISEVTIRQPNVCLKPKTPGTSSPSSSVIKANVFLNHPEITFPIPVEVSKEDYHNHSIPAHLYPEIKHKLDYHKATALAYEHQKDQHKNTKKEEEAEKFFKEFGLFGPMGNGIASFKNGSRNSLEENISQIRKNSKTLDFKPMKKVSSVHIEDYEHLKMVEARLKKDITDLEMKYTAAQIELHETKNLLSLKENEVLKLQREVHKLKSVLHQTTTCQIKDDILTSIQEQHAMANRLLPISPTHSETSTTHHKKHGVSAESSEKIIQSPDVKLDKYEKDFRSKQLIKDAIMDNAFLKNLDTSQIREIVDAMEPREYPSGTYIVRQGHAGVHLFVSAEGDLEVLQDDKILGHMGSGKAFGELAILYNCTRTASIRALTDSKVWRLDRKVFQKIMKRTGLQRLQDNLNFLKSVPLLANLSDDVLSKIADVLEVEFYPAGAYIIRQDASGDTFFIISSGNVKVTQRLPEEEEIRTLGRGDYFGEQALLKEDCRTASVIALRPGVECLTLDRDSFNQLLGSLSEIKEKDYGDEERMSRPVLAEQPEFDYITLDDLDVVATLGIGGFGRVELVQYVKDPSLTFALKCLKKQHIVDTQQQEHIYSERNIMLGCRSDFIARLYGTYRDSKYVYMLLEACLGGEVWTILRDRGCFDDHTCRFISGCVIEAFEYLHGKGIIYRDLKPENLLLDSQGYVKLVDFGFSKKMGYSSKTWTFCGTPEYVAPETILNKGHDRAVDYWALGILMFELLTGNPPFTAADPMKTYNLILKGIDMIDFAKYNVGRSAQSLIKKLCRDMPSERLGYQRGGITDIKKHKWFQSFDWDGLVARSLISPIQQPVRSPIDTGNFDCFAKDNDIPPDESSDWDINF; the protein is encoded by the exons ATGATGGCCAATTCCGAGGTCCATCACGACCGTTGTTTCAAGCCCATAAATAAGATGGTCCTGGAAGAGACCTCTTTCAGTATGAAGGCACCATATCCAGCTTCTGTTACCGAGATATCAGCGATGTTAGTCCATGCGCGAAAGGAATCCTCCGGGGACAATGCCGAGACTTCAGGCGTAGGACTAAATGCAAATGGGGTTCGGGAGAATAATTCTGCAGGTCGAGAGTTCAACTTGAACTTGAACAATACCCATCATCAGTGCGGGAGTTTTTTTGCGAAGTGTCATTGTGGGTATGAGGACTATTTGCCAGTGGCCGGATCGTCTAAGTCCAGTTCGGGTGCTGTCCTGAATCAACGTGATGCTAGCAGTAAGAGATTGTCTAGTCCGGAGATAG TTGTTTCAGACATCTCGGAGGTTACAATTAGACAGCCCAACGTATGTCTTAAACCGAAAACCCCAGGCACTTCTTCGCCTTCCTCCTCTGTGATCAAAGCTAACGTCTTCCTCAATCATCCTGAAATAACATTTCCAATCCCGGTGGAGGTGTCTAAAGAAGACTACCACAACCATTCAATTCCTGCCCATCTCTACCCGGAGATTAAGCACAAGCTTGACTATCACAAGGCAACTGCTTTAGCCTACGAACACCAAAAGGACCAGCacaaaaacactaaaaaggaagaagaagccgagaaatttttcaaggagTTTGGTCTATTTGGACCAATGGGGAATGGCATTGCCAGCTTTAAAAATGGGTCTCGAAACTCCCTTGAGGAGAATATCAGTCAGATAAGAAAGAACTCCAAAACTTTGGATTTCAAGCCTATGAAGAAAGTGTCCAGTGTTCATATAGAGGATTATGAGCATTTGAAG ATGGTAGAGGCACGCTTAAAGAAGGATATAACTGATCTGGAGATGAAATACACTGCGGCTCAGATAGAGCTGCACGAGACCAAGAACTTGCTTAGTCTCAAGGAAAACGAGGTTCTGAAGCTGCAGAGAGAGGTGCATAAATTAAAG aGTGTTCTCCATCAAACCACAACTTGCCAAATCAAAGACGATATTTTAACCAGCATTCAAGAACAACATGCCATGGCAAATCGCCTTTTGCCAATTTCACCTACTCATAGCGAGACCAGCACTACCCACCATAAGAAACATGGCGTATCTGCCGAATCAAGTGAAAAAATCATTCAGAGTCCAGACGTCAAATTGGATAAATATGAGAAAGATTTCAG ATCCAAGCAACTGATAAAAGATGCCATAATGGACAATGCTTTCCTAAAGAACTTGGACACGTCCCAAATTCGCGAAATCGTGGACGCCATGGAACCGCGCGAGTACCCTTCAGGGACCTATATAGTACGTCAAGGCCATGCTGGGGTCCATCTGTTTGTTTCTGCTGAAGGTGATTTGGAAGTGCTGCAAGACGACAAAATATTGGGCCACATGGGTTCAGGGAAAGCATTTGGTGAACTCGCAATTTTGTATAATTGCACTAGGACTGCCTCGATTAGAG CTTTGACCGACTCAAAAGTATGGCGACTGGACCGCAAAGTCTTccaaaaaatcatgaaaagaACGGGTCTACAGCGTCTACAAGACAACctcaattttctaaaatcgGTGCCATTGCTGGCCAATCTTTCCGATGATGTCCTCAGTAAAATTGCAGATGTTTTGGAAGTA gaatTTTATCCAGCTGGAGCCTACATAATTCGCCAAGACGCCAGCGGGGACACTTTCTTCATTATCAGCAGTGGCAATGTTAAAGTAACTCAAAGATTGCCTG AAGAAGAGGAAATTAGAACTCTAGGCAGAGGGGACTACTTCGGAGAGCAGGCCCTTTTGAAGGAGGATTGCAGGACTGCCTCTGTAATAGCTCTTCGTCCTGGAGTGGAGTGCTTAACCCTTGACAGAGATTCTTTTAATCAACTCCTAGGGAGCTTAAGTGAGATCAAAGAGAAGGACTACGGAGACGAGGAGAGGATGAGTAGGCCTGTTTTAGCTGAGCAACCAG AATTCGACTATATAACTTTGGACGATCTGGATGTCGTGGCCACTCTGGGCATTGGAGGATTTGGTCGGGTGGAACTAGTCCAATACGTTAAAGACCCATCCCTTACTTTTGCCCTGAAATGCCTGAAGAAACAGCACATTGTTGATACTCAGCAACAAGAGCATATTTATAGTGAAAGAAACATCATGCTTGGATGCAGAAGTGATTTTATTGCAAG ATTGTACGGTACCTATAGGGATTCAAAGTACGTCTACATGCTCTTAGAAGCCTGTTTAGGAGGTGAAGTTTGGACCATTTTAAGAGATAGGGGTTGTTTCGATGATCATACCTGCAGGTTTATCTCAGGGTGTGTTATTGAAgcttttgaatatttgcatGGAAAAGGGATTATCTATCGGGATTTGAAACCAGAGAACTTACTTTTGGATAGTCAAG gctATGTTAAGCTTGTAGACTTTGGTTTCTCCAAGAAAATGGGTTACAGCAGCAAAACTTGGACTTTCTGTGGTACTCCAGAATATGTAGCCCCAGAGACCATTCTTAACAAAGGTCATGATAGGGCTGTTGATTATTGGGCGTTAGGGATCCTCATGTTCGAACTTTTAACGGGGAA CCCACCATTCACAGCGGCAGACCCTATGAAGACCTACAACCTCATATTAAAAGGCATCGACATGATCGATTTTGCCAAGTACAATGTTGGTAGATCTGCACAGAGCCTCATTAAAAAGCTATGTAGGGATATGCCTTCTGAGCGCTTGGGGTATCAGAGAGGAGGGATCActgatataaaaaaacataa ATGGTTCCAAAGTTTTGATTGGGATGGTCTAGTAGCTAGATCTCTGATATCCCCTATTCAACAACCTGTGCGCAGCCCTATTGACACCGGAAATTTCGATTGCTTCGCCAAAGATAACGATATTCCACCAGATGAATCCtctgattgggatataaattTCTGA